From a single Ignavibacteria bacterium genomic region:
- a CDS encoding aldo/keto reductase, which yields MQKRKLGKTGIEVPVFGFGGYRIDKRVRSHAEALRKALVSGINFIDTSTNYSDGNSELLIGEVLKDMEESSDSKRANFVISSKAGYIQGKNLDNLKRREAKGTPYPEIINCSPDLKHCIHPEFLKDQITESLKRLDCGYLDIFFLHNPEYFLMYSTERDQSKLRKEYYGRLRAAFEHLEEEIKAGRIRSYGISSNTFGQQSFHRHFTSLEEILKISPAGKNDAGVSVIQLPLNLTEKDGLTLVNQAENGKSVIKLAAKHELGVVINRPLNAIVNNRIERLTDFSMDGSYNIKDLQSCFRNVDTLAENIYHEVKRLTRTGYDKYLDLKDSFGMAKFLMKNFDDLDNPVSLNDLIEFYINPRVRIIKSTVIENESMPPIVAELAQNFLSEMRKFLHILNTIVIAKYNMNNMKLHGMLNNYLPQNLRGISLGSKALVMTASLPYVSSVLVGMRQPAYVDEVLSISDEIPIPEPEAFWFMER from the coding sequence ATGCAGAAGAGAAAATTAGGAAAAACCGGCATTGAAGTCCCGGTTTTTGGGTTTGGCGGGTACCGGATTGATAAAAGAGTCCGTTCACACGCAGAAGCCTTAAGAAAAGCTCTCGTCTCCGGTATCAATTTTATAGATACTTCGACAAATTATTCCGATGGAAACAGCGAACTTCTGATTGGCGAAGTCCTAAAGGACATGGAAGAGTCTTCCGATTCAAAAAGAGCCAATTTTGTAATTTCTTCCAAAGCAGGTTACATCCAGGGGAAAAATCTCGATAACCTCAAACGAAGGGAAGCAAAGGGCACACCTTATCCCGAGATAATCAATTGTTCTCCCGACCTGAAACATTGCATTCATCCTGAATTTCTAAAGGATCAGATCACGGAATCGCTTAAACGACTCGACTGTGGTTATCTCGACATCTTCTTTCTGCATAACCCTGAATACTTCCTGATGTACTCCACCGAGAGAGACCAAAGCAAACTCCGCAAAGAATATTACGGAAGACTAAGAGCAGCCTTTGAGCATCTTGAGGAAGAAATTAAAGCCGGCAGGATCAGAAGTTATGGCATCTCTTCCAACACCTTCGGACAACAGAGTTTCCATCGCCACTTCACTTCACTCGAAGAAATTCTAAAAATCTCTCCGGCCGGGAAAAATGATGCCGGCGTCTCTGTTATTCAGCTTCCCTTGAATCTGACTGAAAAAGATGGCCTGACTCTGGTAAATCAGGCAGAAAACGGGAAAAGCGTTATCAAACTCGCTGCAAAACATGAGCTCGGTGTGGTCATCAACAGACCCCTCAATGCAATTGTGAACAACAGGATTGAAAGACTAACAGACTTCAGCATGGACGGCAGTTACAATATTAAAGACCTTCAGAGTTGTTTCAGAAATGTGGATACACTCGCCGAAAACATTTACCATGAAGTTAAAAGGCTGACGCGCACAGGATACGACAAGTATCTTGATCTGAAGGACTCCTTCGGCATGGCAAAATTCCTGATGAAAAATTTCGATGACCTCGATAATCCCGTTTCATTGAACGACCTTATAGAGTTTTACATAAATCCCAGGGTTAGAATCATTAAATCAACCGTGATCGAAAATGAATCAATGCCTCCAATCGTCGCGGAACTCGCACAAAACTTCCTTTCCGAAATGAGGAAGTTTCTCCATATCCTTAATACAATAGTTATTGCAAAGTATAACATGAACAACATGAAACTTCATGGTATGTTGAATAACTACCTGCCACAGAATCTGAGAGGTATTTCGCTCGGCAGCAAGGCACTCGTCATGACTGCATCACTCCCGTATGTCTCTTCAGTTCTGGTTGGCATGAGGCAGCCGGCTTATGTGGATGAGGTTCTATCAATTTCAGATGAGATTCCGATCCCGGAACCCGAAGCATTTTGGTTTATGGAGAGGTGA
- a CDS encoding fatty acid desaturase, giving the protein MSNKGIAVAFLIISLWGSHLFYILNYTTPDPLSPLFYLHIIIQSYLYTGLFITGHDAMHGTVSSNKLINKITGYLATFLFAGMSYNRLITHHFDHHRFPGTDRDPDFNVKSQNFWVWWVTFMIRYTTIWQIIVMAAGYNILKLWFSEAAIILFWVLPAFLGTLQLFYFGTYLPHKYPHTEEMKPHNARSQVKNHILAMLSCYFFGYHYEHHSYPAVPWWRLYKIREKGLSKEEILSHRH; this is encoded by the coding sequence ATGTCGAATAAAGGAATTGCCGTTGCCTTCCTCATTATTTCATTATGGGGATCACATCTTTTTTACATTCTGAACTACACAACTCCCGATCCATTATCTCCGTTATTCTATCTACACATCATTATCCAGTCGTATCTCTATACGGGATTGTTCATAACTGGTCATGACGCAATGCACGGGACGGTGAGCAGCAACAAACTGATCAACAAAATAACCGGCTATCTGGCAACATTTCTCTTTGCGGGGATGTCGTATAATCGTTTGATAACGCACCATTTCGACCATCACCGGTTTCCCGGGACCGATCGGGATCCCGATTTTAATGTGAAATCACAGAATTTTTGGGTGTGGTGGGTTACATTTATGATCAGATATACTACGATATGGCAAATAATCGTGATGGCAGCCGGATACAATATTCTCAAGTTATGGTTTTCAGAGGCTGCTATTATATTGTTTTGGGTATTGCCTGCATTTCTGGGGACACTTCAACTTTTTTATTTTGGTACCTATCTTCCGCATAAATATCCACATACGGAAGAGATGAAACCGCACAACGCAAGATCACAGGTTAAAAACCATATTCTTGCTATGCTCAGTTGCTATTTTTTTGGATATCACTATGAGCACCACAGTTATCCCGCAGTACCATGGTGGAGACTCTATAAAATAAGAGAAAAAGGACTCTCAAAAGAAGAGATTCTCAGCCACAGACATTAA